The following coding sequences lie in one Candidatus Nitrospira allomarina genomic window:
- a CDS encoding bifunctional riboflavin kinase/FAD synthetase codes for MKISQGLPTVRPASCPVLTIGNFDGQHLGHRALVQAVVDCARQVNGYPMVLSFAPHPVEVLRPGSVHKFLSDDHEKIAFFQRLGVGELVILPFTMELASLRPDEFVRQVLHDGLGIRKLFVGENFVFGKGRSGGVKDLIELGARADFSVEPIAPVIVGQKVVSSTRIRQCLTVGDVWEGAQCLGRPYMLEGIVISGEKRGKQFGWPTANLRLPGHRVLPADGVYATLTVLKGECLDSIAYIGTRPTFSEEERLLEVHMFDKTLQLYGEDISVYFIERVRGDMVFANSQDLVSQMDQDGRRAREILRNYSGDPRIPAVVQGESV; via the coding sequence ATGAAAATTTCTCAAGGATTACCGACGGTTCGTCCCGCTTCTTGTCCTGTTCTCACTATTGGTAATTTTGATGGACAGCATTTGGGACACCGTGCTCTTGTACAGGCGGTTGTGGATTGCGCCAGGCAGGTCAATGGATATCCTATGGTATTGTCCTTTGCTCCGCATCCTGTCGAGGTGTTGCGTCCCGGATCTGTCCATAAATTTTTATCTGATGACCATGAAAAGATAGCGTTCTTTCAACGGCTAGGCGTCGGGGAACTGGTGATTCTCCCTTTCACCATGGAGTTAGCCAGTCTGAGACCGGATGAGTTTGTTCGCCAGGTTCTGCATGATGGGCTTGGGATCCGAAAGCTGTTTGTTGGAGAAAATTTTGTCTTCGGTAAGGGACGAAGTGGAGGAGTGAAGGATTTGATTGAATTGGGGGCACGAGCAGATTTTTCGGTTGAGCCGATAGCGCCCGTAATTGTGGGACAGAAGGTGGTGAGTTCGACCCGCATTCGCCAATGCCTGACAGTTGGAGACGTGTGGGAAGGTGCCCAATGTTTGGGGCGCCCCTATATGTTAGAGGGGATTGTGATTTCCGGTGAGAAGCGAGGGAAACAGTTTGGATGGCCGACCGCCAATCTTCGACTCCCCGGGCATCGTGTTCTTCCTGCGGATGGTGTGTATGCCACCCTGACAGTGTTGAAAGGGGAATGTCTGGACTCTATTGCCTATATCGGCACGCGGCCGACGTTTTCTGAAGAGGAACGTTTATTGGAAGTGCATATGTTTGATAAGACTCTTCAGCTATATGGGGAAGATATTTCAGTGTATTTTATTGAAAGAGTGCGAGGGGATATGGTGTTTGCCAATTCCCAGGATCTCGTGAGTCAAATGGACCAGGATGGCCGGCGAGCTAGGGAGATCTTGCGGAACTATTCAGGAGACCCCCGAATTCCTGCGGTCGTTCAGGGGGAAAGTGTATAG
- the ftsH gene encoding ATP-dependent zinc metalloprotease FtsH yields the protein MNSRVKNLLFWVFVCLFMILLFNLFTVPNQHPEDPVIFSDFMAHLEKGDVERVIIKNNNISAILKDGTRIQTYSVEYPDLVKVLQEKSVQIEAKPPEDNPWYITFLLSWGPFVLFLGLWFFLMRQMQMGGNRALSFGKSRARLLTEEKKKITFADVAGVDEAKEEVVEIIDFLKDPAKFQKLGGRIPKGVLIVGPPGTGKTLLAKAIAGEAGVPFFSISGSDFVEMFVGVGASRVRDLFEQGKKHAPCIIFIDEIDAVGRLRGAGLGGGHDEREQTLNQLLVEMDGFDTTEGVILIAATNRPDVLDPALLRPGRFDRQVVVNRPDVRGRGEILKVHTKKVPVSSDVDLEQIARGTPGFSGADLENLVNEAALWAARLDKKTVDQIDFENAKDKVLMGVERKSMVLTEEEKRTTAFHEAGHALMAKLLPGTDPVHKVTIIPRGRALGMTMQLPIDDRHSYSKDFLYNTLSILFGGRVAEELIFKSVTTGAGNDIERATDLARKMVCEWGMSEKLGPLTFGKKDEEVFLGRDFGSRRDFSDQVALEIDKEVKRLVVESYERTTRMLTEHIHTLRAIAEALLEKEVLDGIEIEKIVQQSSSLEQAAAV from the coding sequence ATGAATTCTCGGGTGAAAAACTTACTGTTTTGGGTGTTTGTGTGTTTGTTCATGATTTTGTTGTTCAATCTCTTTACGGTGCCCAATCAGCATCCAGAAGATCCCGTCATCTTTAGCGATTTCATGGCACACTTGGAAAAAGGGGATGTTGAACGAGTTATCATCAAGAACAATAATATCAGTGCGATTTTGAAAGATGGTACCCGGATCCAAACCTATTCGGTTGAGTATCCAGACCTGGTTAAGGTATTGCAGGAAAAATCCGTACAAATTGAAGCCAAACCACCTGAAGATAATCCCTGGTACATCACCTTCCTGCTCTCCTGGGGACCATTTGTACTCTTTTTGGGATTGTGGTTTTTCCTGATGCGTCAAATGCAGATGGGCGGCAACCGGGCTCTGTCATTTGGGAAAAGCCGTGCCCGCCTCCTAACCGAGGAGAAGAAAAAAATCACGTTTGCGGATGTCGCGGGGGTGGATGAGGCAAAAGAGGAAGTGGTGGAAATCATAGATTTTCTGAAGGACCCTGCAAAATTCCAAAAATTAGGTGGGCGTATTCCTAAAGGAGTCTTGATTGTTGGGCCTCCAGGTACGGGGAAAACCTTGTTAGCCAAAGCGATTGCTGGCGAAGCTGGTGTGCCGTTTTTCAGCATTAGTGGATCGGATTTTGTAGAAATGTTTGTCGGAGTTGGGGCTTCACGGGTTCGAGATCTCTTTGAGCAGGGGAAAAAGCATGCGCCTTGTATCATTTTTATTGATGAAATTGATGCGGTAGGCCGATTGCGTGGCGCCGGTCTTGGGGGAGGGCATGATGAACGGGAGCAAACCCTAAATCAATTATTAGTTGAAATGGATGGGTTTGATACCACGGAAGGCGTGATCCTGATTGCGGCGACCAATAGACCTGATGTGCTGGATCCTGCCTTGTTACGACCAGGCCGGTTTGATCGGCAAGTTGTCGTGAATCGTCCTGATGTTCGTGGGAGAGGGGAAATTCTCAAGGTTCATACTAAAAAAGTCCCTGTCTCGTCAGATGTGGATTTGGAGCAAATTGCCAGAGGGACTCCGGGTTTTTCCGGGGCTGATTTGGAAAACCTGGTTAACGAAGCCGCCTTGTGGGCTGCTCGCCTCGATAAAAAAACTGTTGACCAAATAGATTTTGAAAACGCCAAAGATAAGGTTTTAATGGGTGTCGAACGTAAGAGCATGGTTCTGACTGAGGAAGAAAAGCGCACGACGGCGTTTCATGAGGCGGGCCACGCTTTGATGGCGAAACTCTTACCAGGAACGGATCCTGTTCATAAAGTCACCATTATTCCTCGGGGGCGGGCTTTGGGCATGACGATGCAACTGCCCATCGATGACCGACATAGTTACTCGAAGGACTTTTTGTACAATACACTCTCCATTCTGTTTGGGGGGCGCGTGGCAGAAGAATTAATATTTAAAAGCGTGACCACTGGGGCTGGGAACGATATTGAGCGGGCCACGGATTTGGCGAGAAAAATGGTTTGCGAATGGGGTATGAGTGAAAAATTAGGTCCATTGACATTTGGAAAAAAAGACGAAGAAGTTTTCCTGGGACGTGATTTTGGTTCTCGTCGAGATTTTAGTGATCAAGTGGCTTTAGAAATTGACAAGGAAGTCAAACGGCTTGTAGTTGAATCTTATGAACGAACGACCAGGATGCTAACCGAACACATTCATACACTACGGGCCATCGCTGAAGCATTGTTGGAAAAAGAGGTGTTAGACGGCATCGAAATTGAAAAAATTGTTCAACAGTCATCTTC
- the hpt gene encoding hypoxanthine phosphoribosyltransferase, producing MDQIFGKPLVTQEAMRARIKDLGKQISQDYQDKDLLVVGVLKGAYVFFADLVRVIRLPIQIDFLIAKSHKTIGSSAKKVKVWSELTEKINNRHVLLVEDIVDSGITAQFLVKTLMKKKPASVAVCALISKPANRKVEVDLRYVGFEVPSTYVVGYGLDFKQKYRNLPYLAKLDPKLVREDSQS from the coding sequence ATGGATCAAATCTTTGGAAAACCACTGGTTACGCAAGAAGCCATGAGGGCGCGCATTAAGGACCTGGGAAAGCAAATTTCTCAGGATTATCAAGACAAGGATCTCTTGGTTGTCGGTGTGCTCAAAGGGGCCTATGTGTTTTTTGCTGATCTGGTTCGAGTCATCCGATTGCCTATTCAGATTGATTTTCTGATTGCCAAAAGTCACAAAACCATCGGTAGTTCCGCCAAAAAGGTGAAAGTGTGGTCAGAGTTGACAGAAAAGATCAATAATCGCCATGTGTTGCTGGTAGAAGATATTGTGGACTCTGGAATAACTGCTCAGTTTTTAGTCAAAACGTTGATGAAGAAGAAACCAGCCTCTGTGGCTGTCTGCGCGTTGATTAGCAAGCCTGCCAATCGCAAAGTGGAGGTTGATTTGCGATATGTGGGGTTTGAAGTGCCTTCGACCTATGTTGTGGGATATGGGCTGGATTTTAAGCAAAAATATCGAAATCTTCCCTACCTGGCTAAACTCGACCCAAAGTTGGTTCGAGAAGACTCCCAGTCTTGA
- the hemB gene encoding porphobilinogen synthase — MGFPVHRLRRLRQHESLRRMVRETQLNPADFIYPLFVTVGENKQEPIASMPGQWRWSVDRVVKEAKDAWELGVPAVILFGIPEHKDERGSSAYEKDGVVQRAVRALKDHLPDLMVITDVCIDEYTSHGHCGIVRDGRILNDETLECLQAMALSHAEAGVDMVAPSDMMDGRVAAIRQALDQQGFSDMPIMAYSAKYASALYAPFRDAAFSSPSFGDRRSYQMDAANAREALREVELDIQEGADIVMVKPALFYLDILRRVRELVAVPVAAYQVSGEYSMIKAGAQLGWVNEASVMMESLLAIKRAGADLILTYFAKEAAYLLTRDGV, encoded by the coding sequence ATGGGGTTTCCCGTTCATCGATTACGTCGTTTGCGGCAACATGAATCACTTCGCCGAATGGTCAGGGAGACGCAGCTGAATCCGGCTGATTTCATCTATCCCTTGTTTGTAACCGTTGGGGAGAATAAGCAAGAGCCGATCGCCTCGATGCCTGGTCAATGGCGGTGGTCTGTGGATCGAGTCGTTAAGGAAGCCAAAGATGCCTGGGAATTAGGGGTTCCGGCCGTCATCTTATTTGGGATTCCTGAACACAAAGACGAGCGTGGATCCTCGGCCTATGAGAAGGATGGGGTTGTTCAGCGTGCAGTTCGGGCGCTTAAAGACCATTTGCCCGATTTGATGGTGATCACCGATGTGTGTATTGATGAATATACTTCGCATGGTCATTGCGGAATTGTTCGAGACGGCCGGATTCTCAATGATGAAACGCTCGAGTGCCTTCAGGCAATGGCGCTAAGTCATGCAGAAGCAGGCGTCGATATGGTTGCTCCTTCCGATATGATGGATGGCCGGGTTGCCGCGATTCGACAGGCATTGGACCAACAGGGATTTTCTGACATGCCCATCATGGCCTATTCTGCCAAGTATGCTTCGGCGTTGTATGCCCCGTTTCGTGATGCGGCCTTTTCGAGCCCATCTTTTGGGGACCGACGGTCCTACCAAATGGATGCAGCCAATGCGAGGGAAGCCTTGCGTGAAGTGGAACTGGACATTCAGGAGGGGGCCGATATCGTGATGGTGAAGCCAGCCTTGTTTTATTTGGATATTCTGCGACGAGTGCGCGAACTTGTGGCCGTTCCCGTGGCGGCGTATCAAGTAAGTGGGGAATACAGCATGATCAAGGCTGGTGCGCAGTTAGGCTGGGTCAATGAAGCTTCGGTGATGATGGAAAGCTTACTCGCAATTAAACGCGCAGGGGCGGATCTGATTCTTACGTATTTTGCCAAAGAGGCTGCCTATCTCCTCACCCGTGACGGTGTATGA
- a CDS encoding CBS domain-containing protein: protein MVPVKSCMVPVDKIVKVDRDILVKTAAEMMRDNGIGSVIVTSGEEIIGILTDTDLVRRVVAAGADPMRTTVEKIMSAPIVSIEADRTLLDANDLMAKEHIRHLGVTQAGAMVGMISVRDLVVFLTNLPRK from the coding sequence ATGGTTCCTGTAAAATCTTGTATGGTCCCGGTAGACAAAATTGTCAAAGTTGACCGGGATATTTTAGTCAAGACCGCTGCAGAAATGATGCGGGATAATGGAATCGGAAGTGTGATTGTGACCAGTGGAGAAGAAATTATCGGCATTTTAACTGATACGGATCTGGTTCGACGTGTGGTCGCCGCGGGTGCAGACCCGATGCGGACGACGGTCGAAAAAATTATGTCCGCTCCGATTGTCAGTATCGAGGCCGATCGAACCTTGTTGGATGCAAATGATTTAATGGCTAAAGAACATATTCGGCATCTGGGAGTGACCCAGGCTGGAGCCATGGTGGGGATGATCTCTGTTCGGGATCTGGTTGTCTTTTTAACCAATCTTCCTCGAAAGTAA
- the tilS gene encoding tRNA lysidine(34) synthetase TilS has protein sequence MNRPGPVVGMERKVDQAIRAKGLLASGDRLVAAVSGGPDSVALFRCLVELRTRWHWDICIGHVDHGFRGAESEGDAKFVQDLGERFGVPVMICRLHLNKDDAKLKKESLQEYARRARYGALEQMVLDRNATKLVLGHTADDQAETVLMWMLRGCGTGGLGGIPPKRGMYVVRPLLDIHRSEIVAYLREREEESRLDTSNVQPVYLRNRIRQHLIPQMKQFSPGIVNVLTRQAHILRDDHAYLETLADEAFQRTCVSDAMGERQFDRMALLNVPLPIRRRVVRQSLQIIAGHQQSPRFDFVERVLDRLEHGQSGWTIEYNGVRVGQEYDRLVICSCEKMHQPGQDYSRVSVMPLSIPGEVVWLPTGHRFSVSRKISPEMNGHANHSEIYLDPARFTPELMLRSWMPGDIFCPKGLGGRQKKIQDFFSDLKLPRSQRNKVPLLVAPEGIVWVAGLRADERFQVSSSTTSVVMARMIM, from the coding sequence ATGAATCGTCCAGGTCCCGTTGTTGGAATGGAACGAAAAGTTGACCAGGCCATTCGGGCTAAGGGGTTATTGGCGTCGGGAGATCGGCTCGTGGCTGCGGTTTCAGGCGGTCCTGATTCTGTGGCCCTTTTTAGGTGTTTGGTGGAGTTGCGCACCCGGTGGCATTGGGACATCTGTATTGGACATGTGGACCATGGATTTCGCGGAGCTGAAAGTGAAGGGGATGCGAAGTTTGTGCAGGATTTAGGGGAGAGATTTGGAGTGCCCGTTATGATCTGCCGGCTCCATCTGAATAAAGATGACGCAAAATTGAAGAAGGAATCACTCCAGGAATATGCCAGAAGAGCGCGGTACGGGGCATTGGAGCAAATGGTCCTTGACCGAAATGCGACAAAGTTAGTGCTTGGTCATACGGCGGACGATCAAGCCGAGACGGTTCTGATGTGGATGCTACGTGGGTGTGGAACCGGTGGATTAGGCGGCATCCCTCCCAAGCGAGGAATGTATGTCGTTCGTCCCTTGCTTGATATCCATCGAAGTGAGATTGTGGCGTATCTGAGGGAGAGGGAGGAGGAATCCAGATTGGATACCTCCAATGTTCAACCCGTGTACCTCCGGAATCGCATTCGTCAGCACCTGATTCCTCAAATGAAACAGTTCTCGCCAGGGATTGTGAATGTATTGACCCGGCAGGCACATATACTTCGGGATGATCACGCCTACCTGGAGACATTAGCGGATGAAGCCTTCCAGCGTACGTGTGTGTCAGACGCCATGGGAGAACGGCAATTTGATCGTATGGCGCTTTTAAACGTACCGTTACCTATTCGTCGGAGGGTGGTCCGCCAGAGTCTCCAGATCATTGCCGGACACCAGCAGAGTCCGAGATTCGACTTTGTTGAACGGGTATTAGATCGGTTAGAGCATGGGCAGTCGGGATGGACGATTGAATATAACGGCGTGCGGGTTGGACAGGAATATGATCGTTTGGTGATTTGCTCCTGCGAGAAAATGCATCAACCTGGACAGGATTATTCGAGGGTGAGCGTGATGCCTTTATCCATACCTGGTGAGGTGGTTTGGCTCCCCACGGGGCACCGTTTTTCGGTTTCAAGAAAAATATCTCCAGAAATGAATGGCCATGCGAACCATTCAGAGATTTATCTTGATCCGGCGAGATTTACTCCTGAATTAATGTTACGAAGTTGGATGCCTGGAGATATTTTTTGTCCCAAGGGACTTGGTGGCCGACAAAAAAAAATCCAGGATTTTTTTTCGGATCTTAAATTGCCCCGTTCCCAGCGGAACAAGGTGCCTTTATTGGTGGCGCCTGAGGGAATTGTCTGGGTTGCTGGATTACGAGCAGATGAACGTTTCCAGGTCTCATCATCTACGACCTCGGTCGTTATGGCCAGGATGATCATGTAA